The Nocardioides pantholopis genome window below encodes:
- a CDS encoding ATP-dependent DNA helicase RecG: MVIDLDSPVATVLGDAKKNKVDKIGQGLGIVTVGDLLHHHPRRYVKTGELTELGQLREGEQLVLVGEIVKSRVATFGDKRRGGLSYRLEVVLRTDGPSLTMSFFAKQKHVVDWQERRLAVGRRGIFVGKAGTFRGQWQLTNPDMVLFGDSDADTAQLSVDAIGELYPIYPLTAGVESWDLQRAITFARTIVEEIPELLPEDVRRAHGLVDARTALDWIHAPADYGQVTRAQQRYRFEEALVTQLVLGRRRRAVRALGARPRAGADGSLLAAFDARLPFTLTAGQVEIGAQIEQDLAQDHPMNRLLQGEVGSGKTLVALRAMLRVVDSGGQAALLAPTEVLAQQHHRSITAMLGDLASGGMLGGAPEATAVELLTGSMTKAQRTAPMSRLASGEAGIVVGTHALLEEKVQFADLGLVVVDEQHRFGVEQRAALTDKAGSPPHVLVMTATPIPRTVAMTVFGDLETSTLSELPAGRAPIQTNVVPLAEHPGWVQRVWERVREEVGKGHQAYVVCPRISGDVLEQGESDQLDLDGAGHPLRPPGALSAVEDVVAELSAGPLAGLRVAALHGKLPPDEKDRVMRSFAAGEVDVLVATTVIEVGVDVANATAMVLLDAERFGVSQLHQLRGRVGRGGHPGLCLLVSQAEPGSAARERLDAVAATTDGFELSRVDLEQRREGDVLGKSQSGYRSSLQNLRVLRDEETILAARQAATDLLDADPELATAPALAAAVAEMEESAQSDYLEKS, translated from the coding sequence GTGGTGATCGACCTCGACTCGCCGGTCGCGACGGTGCTCGGCGACGCCAAGAAGAACAAGGTCGACAAGATCGGCCAGGGGCTCGGCATCGTGACGGTCGGCGACCTGCTGCACCACCACCCCCGGCGCTACGTCAAGACCGGGGAGCTGACCGAGCTCGGCCAGCTCCGCGAGGGCGAGCAGCTGGTCCTGGTCGGCGAGATCGTCAAGAGCCGGGTCGCGACCTTCGGGGACAAGCGCCGGGGCGGGCTGTCCTACCGCCTCGAGGTGGTGCTGCGCACCGACGGGCCGTCGCTGACCATGTCGTTCTTCGCCAAGCAGAAGCACGTCGTGGACTGGCAGGAGCGCCGGCTCGCGGTCGGGCGCCGCGGGATCTTCGTCGGCAAGGCCGGCACCTTCCGGGGCCAGTGGCAGCTGACCAACCCCGACATGGTGCTCTTCGGCGACAGCGACGCCGACACCGCGCAGCTGAGCGTGGACGCCATCGGGGAGCTCTACCCGATCTATCCCCTCACCGCCGGCGTCGAGTCCTGGGACCTCCAGCGCGCGATCACCTTCGCCCGCACGATCGTCGAGGAGATCCCCGAGCTGCTGCCCGAGGACGTACGCCGCGCGCACGGGCTGGTCGACGCCCGCACCGCCCTGGACTGGATCCACGCCCCGGCCGACTACGGACAGGTGACCCGCGCACAGCAGCGCTACCGGTTCGAGGAGGCGCTGGTCACCCAGCTGGTCCTCGGTCGCCGGCGCCGCGCCGTCCGGGCCCTCGGGGCGCGTCCGCGCGCCGGCGCCGACGGCTCGCTGCTGGCCGCGTTCGACGCCCGGCTGCCGTTCACGCTCACCGCCGGCCAGGTCGAGATCGGTGCCCAGATCGAGCAGGACCTGGCCCAGGACCACCCGATGAACCGGCTGCTGCAGGGCGAGGTCGGGTCCGGCAAGACACTGGTCGCGCTGCGCGCGATGCTGCGGGTGGTGGACTCCGGTGGCCAGGCGGCCCTGCTCGCGCCCACCGAGGTGCTCGCCCAGCAGCACCACCGCTCGATCACCGCGATGCTCGGCGACCTGGCGTCCGGCGGGATGCTCGGCGGGGCTCCGGAGGCGACCGCCGTGGAGCTGCTCACCGGCTCGATGACCAAGGCCCAGCGCACCGCGCCGATGAGCCGGCTGGCCAGCGGCGAGGCCGGCATCGTGGTCGGCACCCACGCGCTGCTGGAGGAGAAGGTCCAGTTCGCCGACCTCGGTCTGGTGGTCGTCGACGAGCAGCACCGCTTCGGCGTCGAGCAGCGCGCCGCGCTCACCGACAAGGCCGGCAGCCCTCCGCACGTGCTGGTGATGACGGCCACGCCGATCCCGCGCACGGTCGCGATGACGGTCTTCGGCGACCTGGAGACCTCCACGCTCAGCGAGCTGCCCGCCGGGCGGGCGCCGATCCAGACCAACGTCGTCCCGCTCGCCGAGCACCCCGGCTGGGTGCAGCGGGTCTGGGAGCGGGTGCGCGAGGAGGTCGGCAAGGGCCATCAGGCCTACGTCGTGTGCCCGCGGATCAGCGGCGACGTCCTCGAGCAGGGGGAGAGCGACCAGCTCGACCTCGACGGCGCCGGCCACCCGCTCCGGCCGCCGGGGGCGCTGAGCGCCGTCGAGGACGTCGTGGCGGAGCTGAGCGCCGGGCCGCTGGCCGGACTGCGGGTGGCGGCGCTGCACGGGAAGCTGCCCCCGGACGAGAAGGACCGGGTGATGCGCTCCTTCGCTGCCGGTGAGGTCGACGTCCTCGTGGCCACCACCGTCATCGAGGTCGGCGTCGACGTCGCCAACGCCACGGCGATGGTGCTCCTCGACGCCGAGCGGTTCGGCGTCTCCCAGCTCCACCAGCTGCGCGGACGGGTCGGACGGGGCGGTCACCCCGGGCTGTGCCTGCTCGTCTCGCAGGCCGAGCCCGGCAGTGCGGCCCGGGAGCGGCTCGACGCGGTCGCCGCCACGACCGACGGGTTCGAGCTGAGCCGGGTCGACCTGGAGCAGCGGCGCGAGGGCGACGTGCTCGGGAAGTCGCAGTCCGGCTATCGCTCCAGCCTCCAGAACCTCCGCGTGCTGCGCGACGAGGAGACCATCCTGGCCGCTCGCCAGGCCGCCACCGACCTGCTCGACGCCGACCCCGAGCTGGCCACGGCGCCCGCGCTGGCGGCGGCGGTGGCCGAGATGGAAGAGTCCGCGCAGTCGGACTACCTGGAGAAGTCGTGA
- the rsmD gene encoding 16S rRNA (guanine(966)-N(2))-methyltransferase RsmD, translating into MTRIIAGAAGGRRLATPRGTTTRPTSDRVREALFSAIESWCGSLRGLRFLDLYAGSGAIGLEAWSRGAGVVTLVESDRRTAALIATNARTIGFARADVVAASVATTLARRPAAPYDVVVADPPYPLTEEALGADLRALVDHDWLVPGALVVVERSARSPEPSWPDEITGVRRKSYGETVLWYGSAAGPPEGE; encoded by the coding sequence ATGACGCGCATCATCGCCGGGGCCGCCGGCGGCCGGCGGCTGGCGACGCCCCGTGGCACCACCACCCGCCCCACCAGCGACCGGGTGCGCGAGGCGCTGTTCTCCGCCATCGAGTCGTGGTGCGGGTCCCTGCGCGGCCTGCGGTTCCTGGACCTGTACGCCGGGTCCGGGGCGATCGGCCTCGAGGCGTGGTCGCGCGGGGCCGGCGTCGTCACGCTCGTGGAGTCCGACCGGCGCACCGCCGCGCTGATCGCCACCAACGCCCGGACCATCGGCTTCGCCCGTGCCGACGTCGTGGCGGCCAGCGTGGCGACCACGCTGGCCCGCCGGCCGGCCGCGCCGTACGACGTGGTCGTCGCCGACCCGCCGTACCCGCTCACCGAGGAGGCGCTCGGCGCCGACCTGCGGGCCCTGGTGGACCACGACTGGCTGGTGCCGGGGGCCCTGGTCGTGGTCGAGCGCTCCGCGCGCAGCCCCGAGCCGTCCTGGCCGGACGAGATCACCGGGGTCCGGCGCAAGAGCTACGGCGAGACGGTGCTTTGGTACGGTTCCGCCGCCGGACCACCAGAGGGGGAGTGA
- the coaD gene encoding pantetheine-phosphate adenylyltransferase, protein MRTAVCPGSFDPVTNGHVDIVRRAARLFDEVVVAVGTNVSKSRLFAPEERLEMLTEAMADLPNVRIAGFQGLIVEFCRDIGAVAIVKGLRGATDYEYELPMAQMNSHLTDVETVFVPGATRNAFVSSSLIKEVAAFGGDVTGLVPPAVHDRLLARLAERAAARAEG, encoded by the coding sequence GTGCGCACAGCGGTCTGTCCGGGGTCCTTCGACCCGGTCACCAACGGGCACGTCGACATCGTGCGGCGCGCGGCCCGCCTCTTCGACGAGGTGGTGGTCGCCGTCGGGACCAACGTCTCCAAGAGCCGGCTCTTCGCCCCCGAGGAGCGCCTGGAGATGCTCACCGAGGCGATGGCGGACCTGCCGAACGTGCGGATCGCCGGGTTCCAGGGCCTGATCGTGGAGTTCTGCCGCGACATCGGCGCGGTGGCGATCGTCAAGGGCCTGCGCGGCGCCACCGACTACGAGTACGAGCTTCCGATGGCGCAGATGAACTCCCACCTCACCGACGTCGAGACCGTGTTCGTCCCCGGGGCGACCCGCAACGCGTTCGTCTCCTCGAGCCTGATCAAGGAGGTCGCGGCCTTCGGCGGCGACGTCACCGGGCTGGTGCCGCCCGCGGTGCACGACCGGCTGCTGGCCCGGCTCGCGGAGCGGGCTGCCGCCCGCGCCGAAGGCTGA
- a CDS encoding YceD family protein, with the protein MFSLDPRAPLVLDTRELGRRAGSQRQGSLTVPAPAELGIEVLGVPEGAPVELDLRLEAVMEGVLVTGTARAVLEGECARCLEPIRDEIEVRLQELYVYDDSRDSDIAAEDDEVSMLKDDLLDLEPVLRDAVVLALPFQPLCEDDCPGLCPDCGARLKDDPDHQHEAAIDPRWAELAELKQDEDPDAG; encoded by the coding sequence CTGTTCAGCCTGGACCCGAGAGCGCCGCTCGTGCTCGACACCCGCGAGCTCGGCCGACGCGCGGGGTCCCAACGACAGGGGTCGCTGACGGTTCCGGCGCCCGCAGAGCTTGGCATCGAAGTCCTTGGTGTCCCCGAGGGTGCGCCGGTCGAGTTGGACCTGCGCCTCGAGGCGGTCATGGAGGGTGTCCTGGTCACAGGTACGGCGCGAGCCGTGCTGGAGGGCGAGTGCGCACGGTGCCTGGAGCCGATCCGCGACGAGATCGAGGTTCGACTCCAGGAGCTGTACGTCTACGACGACTCCCGCGACAGCGACATCGCCGCGGAGGACGACGAGGTCAGCATGCTTAAGGACGACCTGCTCGACCTTGAGCCTGTGCTGCGGGACGCGGTGGTGCTTGCACTGCCGTTCCAGCCTTTGTGTGAGGACGACTGTCCCGGACTGTGCCCCGACTGCGGGGCCCGGCTCAAGGACGACCCGGACCACCAGCACGAGGCTGCGATCGACCCGCGCTGGGCAGAGCTGGCTGAGCTGAAGCAGGACGAAGACCCCGACGCCGGGTGA
- the rpmF gene encoding 50S ribosomal protein L32, with the protein MAVPKRKMSRSNTRHRRSAWKAVAPTLVTCANPACGAKHLPHRACGSCGQYGARAERRQVL; encoded by the coding sequence GTGGCTGTCCCGAAGCGGAAGATGTCGCGCAGCAACACGCGTCACCGTCGCTCGGCCTGGAAGGCCGTGGCGCCGACCCTGGTGACGTGCGCGAACCCCGCCTGCGGCGCCAAGCACCTCCCGCACCGTGCGTGCGGCTCGTGCGGCCAGTACGGCGCCCGCGCAGAGCGCCGCCAGGTCCTCTGA
- the rnc gene encoding ribonuclease III codes for MSTLRSTGSGPRTDYPGLREALGDPQLDAELLERALTHRSFAYENGGLPTNERLEFLGDSVLGVVVTETLYLRHPDLSEGRLAKLRAAVVNARALAEVGRAIGLGEHVKLGRGEESTGGREKASIISDTVEAVIGAVHLSGGLEAAAAVVHLLFDPMIEAASGLGAGLDWKTSLQEIAAEHSLGVPEYVIEDEGPDHLKTFRAQVRVGERLYGNGVGRSKKEAEQAAAETAYGEILAHVGAGTDPTG; via the coding sequence CTGAGCACGCTCAGGTCGACGGGCAGCGGTCCACGGACCGACTACCCGGGGCTGCGCGAGGCGCTCGGTGATCCCCAGCTGGATGCCGAGCTCCTCGAGCGCGCCCTGACCCACCGCTCCTTCGCCTACGAGAACGGCGGGCTGCCGACCAACGAGCGCCTGGAGTTCCTCGGGGACTCCGTGCTCGGCGTGGTCGTCACCGAGACGCTCTACCTGCGCCACCCGGACCTCTCCGAGGGCCGGCTGGCGAAGCTGCGCGCCGCCGTGGTGAACGCCCGTGCGCTGGCGGAGGTCGGGCGCGCGATCGGGCTGGGCGAGCACGTCAAGCTGGGCCGTGGCGAGGAGTCCACCGGCGGGCGCGAGAAGGCCTCGATCATCTCCGACACTGTCGAGGCGGTCATCGGGGCGGTCCACCTCAGCGGCGGGCTCGAGGCGGCCGCCGCCGTCGTCCATCTGCTCTTCGACCCGATGATCGAGGCCGCCTCCGGCCTCGGCGCCGGGCTGGACTGGAAGACCTCGCTGCAGGAGATCGCCGCCGAGCACTCCCTCGGCGTCCCCGAGTACGTCATCGAGGACGAGGGTCCCGACCACCTGAAGACCTTCCGGGCCCAGGTCCGGGTCGGCGAGCGCCTCTACGGCAACGGCGTGGGCCGCTCCAAGAAGGAGGCCGAGCAGGCCGCCGCGGAGACGGCGTACGGCGAGATCCTCGCGCACGTGGGCGCGGGCACCGACCCCACCGGCTGA
- the mutM gene encoding bifunctional DNA-formamidopyrimidine glycosylase/DNA-(apurinic or apyrimidinic site) lyase gives MPELPEVEVVRAGLERHVLGARITRVDVLHERPVRRDLRGPAGFAEALVGRRFVGARRRGKYLWLPLDDGDALLAHLGMSGQLLVQPPGAPAERHLRVRIALDGAAEDRELRFVDQRMFGGLSVSTGGAELPPEIAHIARDPLDEEFDDDEFVRRVRRRSSGIKRQLLDQNLVSGVGNIYADEALWRARIHGERPGDRLGAAQVRDLLGHARDVMTEALGQGGTSFDALYVNVNGESGYFDRSLHAYGREGEPCERCGTPMRRVAFMNRSSYFCPVCQPAPRRRRARPTPVADAPVGGMPLPD, from the coding sequence ATGCCCGAGCTCCCCGAGGTCGAGGTGGTCCGCGCCGGACTCGAGCGTCATGTCCTCGGCGCCCGGATCACCCGGGTCGACGTGCTCCACGAGCGGCCGGTCCGGCGTGACCTGCGGGGCCCCGCCGGCTTCGCGGAGGCGCTGGTGGGCCGCCGGTTCGTGGGCGCCCGGCGCCGCGGCAAGTACCTCTGGCTCCCGCTGGACGACGGTGACGCGCTGCTGGCCCACCTCGGGATGAGCGGCCAGCTCCTGGTGCAGCCGCCCGGCGCCCCCGCGGAACGGCACCTGCGCGTCCGGATCGCGCTCGACGGCGCGGCCGAGGACCGGGAGCTGCGCTTCGTGGACCAGCGGATGTTCGGCGGCCTGTCGGTCTCCACCGGTGGCGCGGAGCTGCCGCCGGAGATCGCGCACATCGCCCGCGACCCGCTGGACGAGGAGTTCGACGACGACGAGTTCGTCCGCCGGGTGCGCCGTCGCAGCTCGGGCATCAAGCGCCAGCTGCTCGACCAGAACCTCGTCTCGGGTGTCGGCAACATCTACGCCGACGAGGCCCTGTGGCGCGCCCGCATCCACGGCGAGCGTCCGGGGGACCGGCTCGGCGCGGCGCAGGTCCGGGACCTGCTCGGCCACGCCCGGGACGTGATGACCGAGGCTCTCGGCCAGGGCGGGACCTCCTTCGACGCCCTCTACGTCAACGTCAACGGGGAGTCCGGGTACTTCGACCGCTCGCTGCACGCCTACGGCCGCGAGGGGGAGCCCTGCGAGCGGTGCGGGACCCCGATGCGACGGGTGGCGTTCATGAACCGCTCGTCGTACTTCTGCCCGGTCTGCCAGCCCGCCCCGCGGCGGCGTCGCGCCCGTCCGACCCCGGTCGCCGACGCGCCCGTCGGCGGGATGCCGCTCCCAGATTGA
- the smc gene encoding chromosome segregation protein SMC has translation MYLKSLTLRGFKSFASSTTLQLEPGITCIVGPNGSGKSNVVDALAWVMGEQGAKSLRGGKMEDVIFAGTSGRPPLGRAEVVLTIDNSDGALPIEYAEVTISRTMFRSGGSEYAINGQGCRLLDVQELLSDSGIGREMHVIVGQGQLDAILHATPEDRRGFIEEAAGVLKHRKRKEKALRKLDSTEGNLNRLHDLLGEIRRQLKPLGRQAEVARRAATVQADVRDARARLLADELVTVRTTLEQELADETLLVQRREQVEEQVRLTRERESALEAALREDLPALSQAQDTWFALSGLRERLRGTESLAAERVRNAAGTSEAEARSGRDPDELEAQAAQAREREQQIGAEVDAHRRALEDAVTARKAAEDAAAEEERRVAGLQRAAADRREGLARLHGQVNALRSRAAAADDEVGRLRLAREDAQARAERALRDFTALETKVAGLDAGEEGLDAAHEAAVQALDDIEERLAKVRDAARQADRDRSALAARKDALEMGLSRKDGTGALLAASDELSGLLGSVAALVSVRAGYETAVASALGSAADAVAVTGADAAVAAIGHLKDEDLGRAGMLLGDAAGPGSGTGSADWPSLGAVPGDPAYAVDAVDCPAELRPALARLLFKVAVVPDLDAARDLLDRVPDVTAVTRDGDLLGTHFAAGGSGSQPSLIEVQAAVDEAAAQLAEATAAGERLAFETSRLEAERLEAQKEADVALARLHESDATLAAVAEELGQHGSQARAARGEADRLAQAIEKAEAAREQAVAGLADLEARLAGAEEAPEEEPDTGERERLVEVARTARQAETDARLALRTSEERARAMHGRADALMRTARAEREARAKAAARRERLLREGRAARAVGIAVAHVLTRLEVSVQRAAEARSEVERSRAAREQELLAVRTQLRELGREHDELVSTVHRDELARAQQRMRVEQLEERALDELGLAAEALVAEYGPDQPVPMAPTEEDPEPAPVPFVREEQQKRLRSAERALSQLGKVNPLALEEFSAMEERHKFLTEQLEDLRKTRKDLLDIVREVDTRVEQVFTEAYADVERAFDATFTRLFPGGEGRLVLTDPGNMLTTGIEVEARPAGKKVKRLSLLSGGERSLVAVCFLVALFKARPSPFYILDEVEAALDDTNLGRLLEIYEELRENSQLLVITHQKRTMEVGDALYGVTMRGDGVSAVISQRLREAPA, from the coding sequence GTGTACCTCAAGAGCCTGACCCTGAGGGGCTTCAAGTCCTTCGCCTCCTCGACGACCCTCCAGCTCGAGCCCGGCATCACCTGCATCGTCGGGCCCAACGGCTCCGGCAAGTCCAATGTCGTCGACGCGCTCGCCTGGGTGATGGGCGAGCAGGGCGCGAAGTCGCTGCGCGGCGGCAAGATGGAGGACGTCATCTTCGCCGGCACCTCCGGGCGACCCCCGCTGGGCCGGGCCGAGGTGGTCCTCACCATCGACAACTCCGACGGCGCGCTGCCGATCGAGTACGCCGAGGTCACGATCAGCCGGACGATGTTCCGCAGCGGCGGCTCGGAGTACGCCATCAACGGCCAGGGCTGCCGGCTCCTCGACGTCCAGGAGCTGCTCTCCGACTCCGGCATCGGCCGGGAGATGCACGTCATCGTCGGCCAGGGCCAGCTCGACGCGATCCTGCACGCCACCCCCGAGGACCGGCGCGGCTTCATCGAGGAGGCCGCCGGCGTCCTGAAGCACCGCAAGCGCAAGGAGAAGGCGCTGCGGAAGCTGGACTCCACCGAGGGCAACCTCAACCGCCTCCACGACCTGCTCGGCGAGATCCGCCGCCAGCTCAAGCCGCTGGGCCGGCAGGCGGAGGTGGCCCGGCGGGCCGCGACGGTCCAGGCCGACGTCCGCGACGCCCGCGCGCGGCTGCTGGCCGACGAGCTCGTCACGGTCCGGACCACCCTCGAGCAGGAGCTGGCCGACGAGACGCTGCTGGTGCAGCGCCGCGAGCAGGTCGAGGAGCAGGTCCGGCTCACCCGGGAGCGGGAGTCCGCCCTGGAGGCGGCGCTGCGCGAGGACCTCCCGGCGCTGTCGCAGGCTCAGGACACCTGGTTCGCGCTGTCCGGGCTCCGCGAACGGCTGCGCGGCACCGAGTCGCTGGCCGCGGAGCGGGTCCGCAACGCGGCCGGGACGAGCGAGGCCGAGGCCCGCTCCGGCCGGGACCCCGACGAGCTCGAGGCCCAGGCCGCCCAGGCCCGGGAGCGCGAGCAGCAGATCGGCGCCGAGGTCGACGCCCACCGGCGGGCGCTGGAGGACGCGGTGACCGCGCGCAAGGCCGCCGAGGACGCCGCCGCGGAGGAGGAGCGCCGGGTGGCCGGCCTGCAGCGGGCGGCCGCCGACCGGCGCGAGGGGCTGGCCCGGCTGCACGGCCAGGTGAACGCGCTGCGCTCGCGCGCCGCGGCGGCCGACGACGAGGTCGGCCGGCTCCGGCTCGCCCGCGAGGACGCGCAGGCGCGCGCCGAGCGGGCGCTGCGGGACTTCACCGCCCTGGAGACGAAGGTCGCCGGCCTGGACGCCGGCGAGGAGGGGCTCGACGCGGCGCACGAGGCCGCCGTTCAGGCCCTCGACGACATCGAGGAGCGGCTCGCCAAGGTCCGCGACGCGGCCCGGCAGGCCGACCGCGACCGCTCGGCGCTGGCCGCCCGCAAGGACGCGCTGGAGATGGGCCTGAGCCGCAAGGACGGCACCGGCGCGCTGCTGGCGGCCAGCGACGAGCTCTCCGGCCTGCTCGGCTCGGTCGCCGCGCTGGTCTCGGTCCGCGCCGGCTACGAGACGGCGGTCGCCAGCGCGCTCGGGTCGGCCGCCGACGCGGTCGCGGTGACCGGCGCCGACGCCGCCGTCGCGGCGATCGGGCACCTCAAGGACGAGGACCTGGGCCGCGCCGGGATGCTGCTCGGGGACGCCGCCGGGCCCGGGTCGGGCACCGGCAGCGCCGACTGGCCGTCCCTCGGCGCGGTCCCCGGCGACCCGGCGTACGCCGTGGACGCGGTCGATTGCCCCGCCGAGCTCCGCCCGGCGCTGGCCCGGCTGCTGTTCAAGGTCGCCGTCGTGCCGGACCTCGACGCCGCCCGGGACCTGCTCGACCGCGTCCCCGACGTCACCGCAGTCACCCGCGACGGCGACCTGCTCGGCACCCACTTCGCCGCGGGCGGCTCCGGGAGCCAGCCCAGCCTGATCGAGGTGCAGGCCGCCGTCGACGAGGCCGCCGCCCAGCTGGCGGAGGCGACCGCGGCGGGGGAGCGGCTGGCCTTCGAGACCAGTCGCCTGGAGGCCGAGCGGCTGGAGGCGCAGAAGGAGGCCGACGTCGCGCTGGCCCGCCTGCACGAGTCCGACGCCACCCTCGCGGCCGTCGCCGAGGAGCTCGGTCAGCACGGCTCGCAGGCGCGGGCCGCGCGTGGCGAGGCCGACCGGCTGGCCCAGGCGATCGAGAAGGCCGAGGCGGCCCGGGAGCAGGCGGTGGCCGGGCTCGCGGACCTCGAGGCCCGGCTCGCCGGGGCCGAGGAGGCCCCCGAGGAGGAGCCCGACACCGGCGAGCGGGAGCGGCTGGTCGAGGTGGCCAGGACGGCACGCCAGGCCGAGACCGACGCCCGGCTGGCGCTGCGCACCTCCGAGGAGCGGGCCCGGGCGATGCACGGCCGCGCCGACGCGCTGATGCGCACCGCCCGGGCCGAGCGGGAGGCCCGCGCGAAGGCCGCCGCGCGCCGGGAGCGGCTGCTGCGCGAGGGGCGGGCAGCGCGGGCGGTCGGGATCGCCGTCGCCCACGTCCTCACCCGCCTGGAGGTCTCGGTCCAGCGAGCGGCCGAGGCCCGCAGCGAGGTCGAGCGGTCCCGGGCCGCGCGGGAGCAGGAGCTGCTCGCGGTCCGCACCCAGCTGCGCGAGCTCGGCCGCGAGCACGACGAGCTGGTCAGCACCGTCCACCGCGACGAGCTGGCCCGGGCCCAGCAGCGGATGCGAGTCGAGCAGCTCGAGGAGCGCGCCCTCGACGAGCTCGGGCTGGCCGCCGAGGCCCTGGTCGCCGAGTACGGGCCGGACCAGCCGGTGCCGATGGCGCCCACCGAGGAGGACCCCGAGCCGGCCCCGGTCCCGTTCGTGCGCGAGGAGCAGCAGAAGCGGCTGCGCAGCGCGGAGCGCGCGCTGAGCCAGCTCGGCAAGGTCAACCCGCTCGCGCTCGAGGAGTTCTCGGCGATGGAGGAGCGGCACAAGTTCCTCACCGAGCAGCTCGAGGACCTGCGCAAGACCCGCAAGGACCTGCTCGACATCGTCCGCGAGGTCGACACCCGGGTGGAGCAGGTGTTCACCGAGGCGTACGCCGACGTGGAGCGGGCCTTCGACGCGACGTTCACCCGGCTGTTCCCGGGCGGCGAGGGCCGGCTGGTGCTCACCGATCCCGGCAACATGCTCACCACCGGCATCGAGGTCGAGGCCCGGCCCGCCGGCAAGAAGGTCAAGCGGCTCTCGCTGCTCTCCGGCGGCGAGCGCTCCCTGGTCGCGGTCTGCTTCCTGGTGGCGCTGTTCAAGGCCCGACCCTCGCCGTTCTACATCCTCGACGAGGTCGAGGCCGCGCTGGACGACACCAACCTGGGCCGGCTGCTGGAGATCTACGAGGAGCTGCGCGAGAACTCCCAGCTGCTCGTGATCACCCACCAGAAGCGGACGATGGAGGTCGGCGACGCGCTCTACGGCGTGACCATGCGCGGCGACGGCGTCTCGGCCGTCATCAGCCAGCGGCTGCGGGAGGCGCCGGCGTGA
- a CDS encoding acyl-CoA thioesterase: protein MSTDRQRPTRADYVAWRTVTTRWRDDDAYGHLNNATYYEMFDTAVNAHLFEATGTNVRRLRQIGVVAETSCRYFREIGFPDPVETGLVVDRVGTSSVVYRIGLFQGPGEEAAAEGRFVHVYVDDEDPARPVTPMPDVIRAAVEPLLRPARP, encoded by the coding sequence GTGAGCACCGATCGTCAGCGCCCGACCCGGGCCGACTACGTGGCCTGGCGCACCGTGACCACCCGCTGGCGCGACGACGACGCGTACGGGCACCTCAACAACGCGACCTACTACGAGATGTTCGACACCGCTGTGAACGCCCACCTGTTCGAGGCCACCGGCACCAACGTGCGCCGGCTGCGCCAGATCGGGGTGGTCGCGGAGACCTCGTGCCGCTACTTCCGCGAGATCGGCTTCCCCGACCCCGTCGAGACCGGCCTGGTCGTCGACCGGGTCGGCACCTCCTCGGTGGTCTACCGGATCGGGCTCTTCCAGGGGCCGGGGGAGGAGGCGGCCGCCGAGGGCCGCTTCGTCCACGTCTACGTCGACGACGAGGACCCGGCCCGCCCGGTCACCCCGATGCCCGACGTCATCCGGGCCGCCGTCGAGCCGCTGCTGCGCCCCGCGCGTCCCTGA